A single region of the Asterias amurensis chromosome 19, ASM3211899v1 genome encodes:
- the LOC139951383 gene encoding vang-like protein 2: MEPDTPNSKPLRNNTQTPPSNHTPHRSGRHRDRYRDRDTDEESEKGHRSRRRRERDQEPRGEDYEADRSHRSHNRSSRSVTIQPPQALTTDDERDEVLEVEILPQDDNWGDNTTAITGTSDRSSMEDLTQLAKSMDSTGFDCSRYVGYVLAVIIGLAAFLSPIAFVVLPIVMQNRSPCGTACDGLFISMAFKLLILLIGSWALFFRRPKASFPRVFIFRMIVMGLLLVLVVAYWLFYGVRVMQQEQVDYNGVVLYAVSLVDALLFVHYIAVILLELRQLQPMYAIKVVRSPDGASEYYTVGMLSIQRCAAWVLEHYYRDFKIFNPHLLRVPTSRVANKISNFKVYDVDGGPNESVTNRSRAIMAATAHRRDQSRNERFYEKQEYERRVKKRRARLELAAEEAFNHIKRLHEDQSMSAHVMDPTEAAQAIFPSMARSLQKYLRVTRQQPRWTMDAVIGHLTMCISYNLSPKAFLEAFFEPGPTIVQSVREGVASQPWELVSDTLVSRPIKEGGTFQLRQGEVMLQVYVMRIPHLKFKEEAYDYKNNRFALRLQSETSV; this comes from the exons GGATCGGTATCGAGACCGAGATacagatgaagagagtgagaaGGGTCACCGCAGCCGACGCCGTCGGGAGCGGGACCAGGAGCCGCGGGGCGAAGACTACGAGGCTGACCGATCTCATCGGAGTCACAATCGAAGCAGTCGCTCGGTAACGATTCAACCTCCTCAAGCTCTCACCACGGACGATGAAAGAGATGAG GTTCTTGAGGTTGAAATCCTGCCACAGGATGACAACTGGGGCGACAACACCACCGCCATCACCGGTACCTCGGATCGCTCCTCCATGGAAGACCTTACGCAGCTTGCCAAAAGCATGGACAGTACCGGGTTCGATTGCAGCCGCTACGTCGGCTACGTCTTAGCAGTGATCATCGGCCTGGCCGCGTTCTTATCCCCGATTGCCTTTGTTGTTCTCCCCATTGTGATGCAGAATCGGTCCCCGTGCGGCACGGCGTGCGACGGCCTTTTCATCAGCATGGCGTTTAAGCTTTTGATTCTACTCATTGGGAGTTGGGCTCTGTTCTTCCGGAGACCCAAAGCGAGTTTTCCACGAGTCTTCATATTCCGTATGATCGTCATGGGCTTGCTGCTCGTCTTGGTCGTCGCCTATTGGTTGTTCTATGGAGTACGCGTAATGCAACAAGAACAGGTTGATTATAACGGTGTGGTATTGTACGCCGTCTCGCTCGTGGACGCGTTGTTGTTTGTTCACTACATCGCTGTGATTCTTTTAGAGTTGCGCCAGCTTCAGCCGATGTACGCCATTAAAGTGGTGCGCTCGCCGGACGGCGCCAGTGAATACTACACCGTTGGGATGTTGAGCATACAACGTTGCGCCGCGTGGGTCCTCGAACATTATTACCGCGATTTCAAGATCTTTAACCCACACCTCCTCCGAGTGCCGACGTCGAGAGTCGCCAACAAAATCTCTAACTTCAAGGTGTACGACGTGGATGGCGGACCCAACGAGTCCGTCACCAACCGCTCACGAGCGATCATGGCGGCGACGGCCCACCGTCGCGATCAGAGTCGCAATGAGCGCTTTTATGAGAAGCAGGAGTACGAGCGACGCGTGAAGAAGCGAAGAGCTCGTCTGGAGCTAGCCGCCGAGGAAGCCTTCAATCACATCAAACGCCTTCATGAGGACCAGAGTATGAGTGCTCATGTGATGGACCCGACAGAAGCCGCTCAGGCTATCTTTCCATCCATGGCCCGCTCGCTGCAGAAGTATCTCCGCGTGACTCGCCAGCAGCCGAGATGGACTATGGACGCCGTCATTGGACACCTCACCATGTGCATCAGTTACAACCTCTCCCCTAAGGCATTCCTAGAAGCATTTTTCGAACCAGGGCCCACTATCGTTCAGAGTGTACGCGAGGGCGTTGCCTCGCAACCATGGGAGCTGGTTTCGGACACATTGGTGTCCCGCCCCATCAAAGAGGGTGGGACGTTTCAACTTCGACAAGGGGAGGTGATGCTGCAGGTTTATGTGATGAGGATACCGCACTTGAAGTTCAAAGAGGAGGCGTACGACTATAAGAACAATAGGTTTGCCCTACGTCTCCAATCGGAGACTTCAGTGTAA
- the LOC139951412 gene encoding uncharacterized protein, producing MTRLIFVLVVLSISKGNALECYQCDDLLPNEPDCDDVIKEGVLTECQKSTEGDPYCYSLDGTENVSGALDVQLRLRRKSCSHIDKLKLQGRRCIPFNRTEVNEILVGTEQNLETYIIKDNATLCLCNDYNGCNGSVRPTVALWSIVASLVAAVKFIN from the exons ATGACCCGCCTGATTTTTGTCCTCGTTGTTCTTTCAATAAGTAAAG GCAATGCGTTGGAATGCTATCAGTGCGACGACTTACTCCCGAATGAGCCCGattgtgatgacgtcatcaaagaAGGTGTACTAACGGAGTGCCAAAAATCCACTGAAGGGGATCCGTACTGCTATTCTCTAGATGGGACGGAAAATG tgTCCGGTGCTTTGGATGTTCAACTACGCCTGCGCAGGAAGAGCTGCTCACACATCGACAAACTCAAGCTGCAAGGTCGACGGTGTATACCGTTCAATCGGACAGAAGTTAATGAGATACTCGTCGGCACTGAGCAGAACCTGGAGACCTACATCATAAAAGACAACGCAACTCTTTGTCTCTGCAATGATTATAATGGCTGCAATGGCTCCGTGCGGCCGACGGTGGCGCTGTGGTCGATCGTTGCGTCACTGGTCGCCGCAGTGAAGTTTATTAATTAG
- the LOC139951482 gene encoding uncharacterized protein: MVKLLHVAFCIIALSTMKGMALECYYCNDFDDNGPKCRALTEHSELEECVLVEGYKTYCMSFQGILVLAQQGILAVRTTTQVGEIKSCMSWATVLAPPNASCYHLSDARSGYDLNGIVLESVAESIQGTQCYCNQTNGCNYNSIYATTDSIKPEASPYFGGVGSLRPMMALLLILPVGTIVNHII; the protein is encoded by the exons ATGGTAAAGTTGCTGCATGTAGCTTTCTGCATCATAGCTTTATCTACAATGAAAG GTATGGCATTGGAGTGTTACTATTGTAACGACTTTGATGACAACGGCCCAAAGTGTCGCGCCCTCACCGAGCATTCTGAATTAGAAGAGTGCGTCTTGGTGGAAGGCTACAAAACTTACTGTATGTCGTTTCAAGGAATTTTGGTATTGGCTCAGCAAG GTATTTTGGCCGTTCGAACAACTACACAGGTTGGCGAGataaaaagttgcatgtctTGGGCCACTGTCCTCGCACCCCCAAATGCCTCTTGCTATCATTTGAGCGATGCCCGAAGTGGGTATGATCTTAATGGTATAGTGTTAGAGAGTGTGGCTGAATCGATACAAGGTACACAGTGTTACTGCAACCAAACGAATGGGTGTAACTACAACAGTATCTACGCTACTACTGACAGTATTAAGCCCGAAGCATCGCCATACTTTGGAGGAGTTGGCAGTCTCAGACCGATGATGGCGCTGTTGCTAATCCTTCCAGTGGGCACTATTGTTAATCACATCATATAG
- the LOC139951481 gene encoding follistatin-related protein 1-like — MARITLFVLMLTVLVGLEVCGKHTERVNRGRRIIKALGVTKGDVRQPKLQVVKKTTQQQSSAECEGVKCGPGEQCKVTAEGKTTCICTQECHDRIRLICASDGVTYTNKCEMRRLACQRGTRLSAVHEGMCAPMPTDPSTTVGVVSDSPVHPIACYQDQRDALQRDIVKWLLGRETREDGGVEGDERVYDTVLSDCFARFDETEDALLDPNEFLKFVEQNQTLHNSTGDLNRDIEADTLLRGLCVDALLAGADSNFDWRLSLTEFTAAMMPDFSPPTKKCSLNGNFFQDGEENRNNCNFCVCACGSWVCTGNACNRERASEETDTT, encoded by the exons ATG gcGCGGATTACTCTTTTCGTATTGATGCTAACGGTGCTGGTTGGTTTGGAGGTCTGTGGAAAACATACAGAAAGG gtcaacagagggcgtcGTATAATAAAGGCGTTGGGAGTGACAAAAG GTGACGTCAGACAGCCTAAGCTTCAAGTCGTTAAAAAGACCACCCAACAGCAATCCTCAGCAGAGTGCGAAGGAGTCAAATGTGGACCCGGTGAACAGTGCAAAGTAACGGCTGAAGGAAAGACCACGTGCATATGTACCCAA GAGTGTCATGACCGTATTCGTCTAATCTGCGCATCAGATGGAGTGACGTATACCAATAAGTGTGAGATGCGACGCCTTGCCTGCCAGAGAGGCACGCGCCTGTCGGCAGTACACGAAGGCATGTGTGCAC CTATGCCGACAGATCCTTCGACAACAGTTGGTGTGGTCTCCGACTCGCCGGTACATCCTATTGCCTGTTATCAAGACCAACGGGACGCCCTGCAGCGTGACATCGTGAAATGGCTACTGGGACGAGAGACGCGCGAAGACGGGGGAGTAGAGGGTGACGAGAGGGTGTACGACACCGTGCTCTCGGACTGTTTCGCG CGTTTTGACGAGACAGAGGACGCCCTTCTAGACCCGAATGAATTCCTCAAGTTCGTAGAGCAAAACCAGACTCTGCATAACTCTACAGGTGACCTTAATCGTGACATTGAAGCAGACACTTTGCTAAG aggACTTTGCGTCGATGCTCTTCTTGCAGGTGCAGATAGTAATTTCGATTGGAGGCTGAGTTTGACGGAGTTTACGGCAGCCATGATGCCCGACTTCAGCCCACCAACAAAGA AGTGTTCTCTTAATGGCAACTTCTTTCAAGACGGAGAAGAAAATAGAAATAACTGTAACTTCTG CGTTTGTGCATGCGGTAGCTGGGTCTGTACGGGAAACGCTTGCAACCGCGAGAGGGCGTCCGAAGAGACTGATACTACTTAG
- the LOC139951645 gene encoding uncharacterized protein produces the protein MKTVRYLDRKLVRNIIRHTETHNRLQEEDGMWQSRRQESSRRRTGGQRERDRPRQMGGRLAINPRFRRRQEEDMMKRRIRGINSGARGDSREHRPMEREQNRNIYRAELGNQEKWGHTGFMELYPEDFINKDSMDEMSNGEENAREMKKRLKKKRTSVSDIEKTSRKKRKSEKTSSSSSDSSSDSSDSDSSSSSSSSSNSSPEPKQKSSPQRRAKHHSAKAESKLKKDHRRAPSIDRKDHRRTPSIDRTVVREGMKRHRRLPSGDKEVSGSRRRNGTGDERETERRQRRDKDHEKQKAIKKEERRRKNDKHLALDGKKERHKSEKHRPKEMRDQENGIKAKNKEQNHDSKKRKDSKHERQEINDRDLEKRKKSKKQKDSSSIRDKTRDSGSKSNKRLHSEKKEKTSEEDKEQRRHKHRKSSEKERKEHHRNRKEDGHGRRK, from the exons ATGAAAACGGTTCGATATCTTGATCGGAAGTTAGTCCGGAACATTATCCGCCACACCGAAACTCATAACCGCCTTCAGGAGGAAGATGGAATGTGGCAAAGTAGAAGACAAGAATCTTCCAGACGCAGGACCGGGGGTCAACGAGAGAGAGATCGTCCAAGGCAGATGGGTGGAAG ACTTGCTATAAATCCTAGATTCAGACGACGACAGGAAGAGGATATGATGAAGAGGAGAATCCGAGGAATCAACTCTGGCGCTCGAGGGGACTCCAGGGAACACAGACCGATGGAGAGAGAACAGAATAGAAATATCTACAGAGCAGAACTTGGAAATCAAGAAAA GTGGGGCCATACAGGTTTCATGGAGTTATATCCAGAGGATTTCATCAATAAAGATTCTATGGATGAGATGAGTAACGGAGAAGAGAATGCAAGAGAGATGAAGAAGAGGTTGAAGAAGAAAAGAACAAG CGTCAGTGACATAGAGAAGACGTCACGTAAGAAGAGGAAATCAGAAAAAACATCCTCCTCCAGCTCAGATTCATCTTCAGATTCCTCAGACTCTGACTCCTCGTCCTCCTCCAGCAGTTCATCAAACTCTTCCCCCGAGCCAAAGCAGAAATCTTCCCCACAAAGACGAGCGAAACATCACTCAGCAAAAGCAGAGTCAAAACTAAAAAAGGACCACAGaagggcgccctctattgacaggaaGGATCATAGAAGGACCCCCTCTATTGACAGGACAGTAGTTAGAGAAGGGATGAAGCGTCATAGAAGACTGCCCTCTGGAGACAAGGAAGTGTCAGGTTCGAGGAGGAGGAATGGCACGGGGGATGAGAGAGAGACTGAGAGAAGACAGAGACGAGATAAAGATCATGAGAAACAAAAAGCCATCAAGAAAGAGGAGCGAAGGAGGAAAAATGATAAGCATCTGGCTTTAGACGGCAAGAAGGAGCGACACAAGTCTGAAAAACATCGTCCGAAGGAGATGAGAGACCAGGAGAACGGGATCAAGGCGAAAAATAAGGAACAAAATCATGATTCGAAAAAGAGAAAAGACTCCAAACATGAACGTCAGGAAATAAATGACCGAGATcttgaaaagagaaaaaaatccaAGAAGCAGAAAGATTCATCATCGATCAGGGATAAGACTCGTGATTCCGGATCGAAATCAAACAAAAGACTCCACtctgagaaaaaagaaaagacgtCTGAGGAGGACAAAGAGCAGCGCCGTCACAAACACCGCAAGTCTTCAGAAAAGGAGAGGAAGGAACACCATAGAAACAGGAAGGAAGACGGGCATGGGAGGAGGAAGTGA